The region GTATGATGCAATGCTATGATGAAGGGAAAATTTTAAAATATTTAAGTGATAATTTTTGCACCGCAACGCTATCTTCAACAGCTGAATATTTCAATTTTCATCCGGCCTATTTTTCAACATTATTTAAAAAGCTTTTCCACCAGTCCTTTTCGAAAAAACTTCTCTCACTTAAACTTGAGCATGCTAAACGGTTATTAATAACCACTAATTTAACAACAACTGAAATCATGCATTGTGTTGGCTTTAATGATAAAAGTTATTTCTTTAAATCCTTTAAAACTTACTATCAAATCACGCCTTTACAGTATCGAAAAACGTATTCTTCTTTATATCAAAACAAAAAAAATCCTACTGAGTAGGATTTTTTTTATTCATCAAAATAATTAAGATACTTATAACCACTAAAGCAACTTATCGTTTTAATGCCTGTAACACATTAGCGTAATTCGGTTCTTCTGTGACTTCTTCACAGTACTCTACATAAGTAATCGTATCAGTTTCATCTACAACAAAAACAGCACGAGTTAACAGTCCTAATTCTTTAATATACGTTCCAAACTTCATACCAAAGTCATGTTTTTTATAATCAGATAAAACTTGTATGTTATCAATTCCAGCCGCTCCACACCATCTAGCTTGTGCAAAGGGAAGATCCATTGAAATGACATAAACACTTACATTATCAAGCGCTGCTGCTTCTTGATTAAACCGACGAACCTCTGTATCACAAACGGGTGTATCAATGGATGGAACACTAACATAAACCTTCTTACCTGTAAAATTTTTAGATTCAACCGCATTTAATTCTTGATCAGTCACAACAAATTTCGGAGAAGGGTGTCCTACTTTAACATGAGTTCCTTCAAGTGTCACATAATTTCCTTTAAATTTAACATTCATACAACTACTCCTTTATTTAAACTTATCTATCTTAATATGGCTAAAAAAACTGTTTTTAATGTTACCTTTTTTTATTCTTTGTATATTTTATTAAGAGATACGTTAGGACAATGTCCTGTAGGAGGCGATCTATCATGGTGACTTCACATCATCCTTCATCATTTGCTAAAGGATTAAACTTTTATAAGCTTTTTTGGCTTTTTTTTGTCGCATCCTTCTTAGGAGTCGTCATTGAAACGATATGGTGTATGATAACCCGTGGTGTTATTGAGAGTCGAACTGGCTTAATTCTTGGGCCTTTTAATCTAGTTTACGGATTAGGTGCTTTATGCATGACCGCTGGCCTCTATCCTTTAAGAGAAAAACCAGACCGAATCATCTTAGCAGGAGGATTTGTGATTGGAAGTATTTTTGAATATATTTGTAGCTATTTTCAAGAGCAATGTTTTGGGACTATATCTTGGGACTATAGTAATTTTTGGTTCAATTTAAATGGTCGAGTTAATTTACTTTACTCATTATTTTGGGGATTATTAGCCATTGCTTGGATTCGATATATTTTCCCGAAAGCTTCTATCTTAATCGAAAAAATCCCAAATCATATTGGTATTCCATTAACTTGGATATTGGTTTTCTTTATGGTGTTCAATACATCGGCATCTGCTATGGCTCTTTACCGTCAATCTGAAAGAAGATTAGAAATACCTCCAAGCAATAGAATTGAAGCATTTTTTGATGATTATTATCCTGACGAAGTCATGGAAAAAATTTATCCTAATATGGTTTATATTGAATAAAAAAATGCTCT is a window of Turicibacter sanguinis DNA encoding:
- a CDS encoding helix-turn-helix domain-containing protein, encoding MFIKKGCHYKLQKKQSTDVVFIFDCHEDFFDNFIVSQIADCPIFYDLLNLTDAKNEYLLFDYQKDSSILSTLHLFLTELTQYKQAVHSAKNYKLLLVILMSQLDRNHIPYLVIHDSSMMQCYDEGKILKYLSDNFCTATLSSTAEYFNFHPAYFSTLFKKLFHQSFSKKLLSLKLEHAKRLLITTNLTTTEIMHCVGFNDKSYFFKSFKTYYQITPLQYRKTYSSLYQNKKNPTE
- a CDS encoding putative ABC transporter permease codes for the protein MVTSHHPSSFAKGLNFYKLFWLFFVASFLGVVIETIWCMITRGVIESRTGLILGPFNLVYGLGALCMTAGLYPLREKPDRIILAGGFVIGSIFEYICSYFQEQCFGTISWDYSNFWFNLNGRVNLLYSLFWGLLAIAWIRYIFPKASILIEKIPNHIGIPLTWILVFFMVFNTSASAMALYRQSERRLEIPPSNRIEAFFDDYYPDEVMEKIYPNMVYIE
- the tpx gene encoding thiol peroxidase; the encoded protein is MNVKFKGNYVTLEGTHVKVGHPSPKFVVTDQELNAVESKNFTGKKVYVSVPSIDTPVCDTEVRRFNQEAAALDNVSVYVISMDLPFAQARWCGAAGIDNIQVLSDYKKHDFGMKFGTYIKELGLLTRAVFVVDETDTITYVEYCEEVTEEPNYANVLQALKR